The Nitrospirota bacterium genome has a segment encoding these proteins:
- a CDS encoding DUF1810 domain-containing protein, with protein MKQGDSASDRGDPYDLGRFISAQEGVYDRALAELRSGSKRTHWMWFIFPQIDGLGHSPTTRHYAIKSLEEARRYLGHPVLGTRLAECAEAVLVVQGLSAADIFGHPDDWKLQSSMTLFALVAGPGSVFERVLDKYYQGKRDARTLQIVGNGS; from the coding sequence ATGAAACAGGGAGACAGCGCATCCGATCGCGGTGATCCCTATGATCTGGGCCGCTTCATCAGCGCGCAGGAAGGGGTCTATGACCGTGCCCTTGCCGAACTGCGGAGCGGGTCGAAGCGCACGCACTGGATGTGGTTCATCTTCCCGCAGATCGACGGACTGGGGCACAGCCCGACGACCAGACATTATGCCATTAAGAGCCTGGAAGAAGCGCGGCGCTATCTCGGCCATCCCGTTCTGGGGACACGGCTCGCGGAATGCGCGGAAGCGGTCCTTGTTGTCCAGGGGCTGTCGGCTGCGGATATCTTCGGACACCCCGACGACTGGAAGCTTCAATCATCCATGACCCTCTTCGCTCTGGTGGCCGGACCGGGTTCGGTGTTCGAGCGCGTCCTTGACAAGTATTATCAGGGAAAGCGGGATGCAAGGACACTTCAGATCGTGGGCAACGGGTCGTAA
- a CDS encoding putative quinol monooxygenase — translation MINVVASIRVRTGKLSDYLAILKANSHAVQKEKGCIAYVPTIDVDSKLPPQVFDKDCVTLLEKWESLEALHAHLGSPHMLAYREKVKDMVESVTFKVLQEVK, via the coding sequence ATGATCAACGTCGTAGCTTCGATCCGGGTGAGGACAGGCAAGCTTTCCGACTATCTCGCGATCCTGAAAGCCAATAGTCACGCAGTTCAAAAAGAAAAGGGATGCATCGCATATGTCCCTACGATCGATGTTGACTCAAAACTGCCGCCGCAGGTCTTCGATAAGGATTGCGTCACTCTCCTTGAGAAGTGGGAGAGCCTGGAAGCGCTCCATGCCCATCTCGGATCGCCTCATATGCTGGCATACCGGGAAAAGGTGAAGGACATGGTCGAGAGTGTAACGTTCAAAGTGCTGCAGGAAGTGAAGTAG